The proteins below are encoded in one region of Theropithecus gelada isolate Dixy unplaced genomic scaffold, Tgel_1.0 HiC_scaffold_15869, whole genome shotgun sequence:
- the LOC112617047 gene encoding NF-kappa-B essential modulator-like, with the protein MSRHLWKSQLCEMVQPSGGPAADQDVLGEESPLGKPAMLHLPSEQGAPETLQRCLEENQELRDAIRQSNQMLRERCEELLHFQASQREEKEFLMCKFQEARKLVERLSLEKLDLKRQKEQALREVEHLKRCQQVAGAGPGSENPW; encoded by the exons ATGAGCAGGCACCTCTGGAAGAGCCAGCTGTGTGAGATGGTGCAGCCCAGTGGTGGCCCGGCAGCAGATCAGGACGTGCTGGGTGAAGAGTCTCCTCTGGGGAAGCCAGCCATGCTGCACCTGCCTTCAGAGCAGGGCGCTCCTGAGACTCTCCAGCGCTGCCTGGAGGAGAATCAAGAGCTCCGAG ATGCCATCCGGCAGAGCAACCAGATGCTGCGAGAGCGCTGCGAGGAGCTTCTGCATTTCCAAGCCAgccagagggaggagaaggagttCCTCATGTGCAAATTCCAAGAGGCCAGGAAACTGGTGGAGAGACTCAGCCTGGAGAAGCTCGACCTGAAGAGGCAGAAAGAGCAGGCTCTGCGGGAGGTAGAGCACCTGAAGAGATGCCAGCAGGTAGCCGGGGCAGGGCCAGGTTCTGAAAACCCATGGTGA